From a region of the Phaeodactylum tricornutum CCAP 1055/1 chromosome 4, whole genome shotgun sequence genome:
- a CDS encoding predicted protein → MDSHSFSRPRVVANAAHPTWQVDVLRQGVPEPVGVLTIDAHTLPPRRRKNKIVWQLPDSVVATSSFGKALAVEPTFGTHEQKRLWELFKEQKKTRRKNLVKKKDSGDVTVTAEASFENTANSVSTTTTSNAGTESSRTEPDADDEGEEATKSAVLRVSSDIHVDTTAPPVRSSMVPSFVPPPPPGFGVSGMARGEQQEPSPNLSISSTASQAHLPAPPGIPARPNPIPDALPTPSYFAPPIPSAPETLAASVVQTMLACLPRGDVNGWMRFYHPSVRKALLVGSAQAVCHGWTDAYTQWQSLAPAAPSSPSSAWQVHGCHTQIVSTGYTGHEPLSTASPPSYLLTITGRTVQKQQETLNFHLSLILSYSSQDGNQGGYQICNDVLSLVPLAARP, encoded by the coding sequence ATGGATAGTCACTCATTTTCTCGTCCGCGCGTGGTAGCCAACGCGGCTCATCCTACTTGGCAGGTTGATGTGTTGCGTCAGGGTGTGCCGGAACCCGTGGGTGTGTTGACGATCGACGCGCACACGCTGCCCCCACGACGTCGGAAAAACAAAATTGTCTGGCAACTTCCCGACAGCGTCGTGGCAACCTCGTCGTTTGGAAAAGCACTGGCAGTAGAACCCACGTTTGGAACACACGAGCAGAAACGACTCTGGGAACTCTTCAAGgaacaaaaaaaaacacgaCGGAAAAATCTCGTCAAGAAGAAGGACAGTGGTGACGTTACGGTGACGGCCGAAGCATCATTTGAGAATACTGCGAATTCGGTATCGACCACTACGACTAGTAATGCGGGGACTGAAAGTTCGCGAACAGAGCCAGACGCGGATGACGAAGGGGAAGAAGCAACGAAATCGGCGGTGCTTCGGGTCTCTTCCGATATTCACGTAGATACGACCGCACCTCCGGTACGATCGTCAATGGTGCCTTCCTTTGTTCCACCACCCCCACCTGGCTTTGGAGTGTCGGGGATGGCGCGCGGAGAACAGCAAGAGCCCTCCCCAAACTTATCCATTTCCTCGACGGCATCTCAAGCCCATCTTCCGGCTCCACCGGGCATCCCGGCACGTCCCAATCCGATACCCGATGCTCTACCTACACCCAGTTACTTTGCTCCCCCTATACCGTCGGCCCCGGAAACTTTGGCCGCTTCGGTCGTCCAGACCATGCTAGCGTGCCTGCCTCGGGGAGACGTCAATGGCTGGATGCGTTTCTACCACCCCTCCGTGCGCAAAGCTCTATTGGTGGGTAGCGCCCAAGCCGTTTGTCACGGCTGGACCGACGCCTACACCCAATGGCAAAGCTTGGCTCCGGCAGCGCCATCGTCACCCTCCAGTGCGTGGCAAGTGCACGGTTGTCATACCCAAATTGTATCCACCGGATACACTGGCCACGAACCGCTTTCAACGGCTTCCCCGCCCTCTTATTTGCTCACCATTACGGGGCGTACAGTTCAGAAACAACAGGAAACCTTGAATTTTCATTTGTCGTTAATTTTAAGCTACAGCAGCCAAGACGGAAATCAAGGAGGTTACCAAATATGCAACGACGTTTTGAGTTTGGTACCGTTGGCGGCGAGACCCTAG
- a CDS encoding predicted protein — MNYATPSPRYRHNSLLEMLLWGLTFVGALDYPRSLTIPFARSALDNDAEVSRRRYFRITSTIASAVLGASLGLHPTSATAGVDVTGLPVQAAGDAGASLQSQLKFYESSNSGKANTVSRVGSTGTTEVGDPQVARYALRSTPGLTPRVSKQFGVTGPFQTIQDTVLAPVSSSGSSSGNKYYDVPIRYSLPADWLQLDRLAGGIQYVDQRNGDKLYILQATLPPDTSLATVPKAWFGTALFDPQGAVVKTAGNVVEDYKITSSNTMAAQVVSCTSSTTGGACTKERRRLGVKYATVTGNGLRVERRGLIDAYQVDNDVYMLLTSTNANKFQAGGPERDTAEAMADSFRVER; from the exons ATGAACTATGCTACCCCATCGCCGAGGTATAGACATAACTCGCTGCTGGAAATGCTTCTTTGGGGGCTCACTTTTGTTGGAGCTCTCGACT ATCCTCGTTCTCTGACAATTCCGTTCGCTAGGTCAGCGCTCGACAACGATGCCGAGGTTTCACGGCGGCGCTATTTCCGGATCACGAGTACGATTGCTTCCGCTGTTCTCGGCGCGTCTTTGGGTCTCCACCCCACATCGGCAACCGCCGGTGTGGATGTAACGGGGCTTCCCGTACAGGCTGCGGGTGACGCGGGAGCCTCGTTACAATCGCAACTCAAGTTCTACGAATCCTCCAATAGCGGGAAGGCCAACACCGTTTCCCGGGTGGGCAGTACTGGTACGACAGAAGTAGGCGACCCGCAAGTTGCCCGGTACGCCCTGCGGTCGACCCCTGGTCTGACGCCACGGGTGTCGAAACAATTCGGTGTCACCGGACCCTTTCAAACCATTCAGGACACCGTCCTGGCTCCCGTCAGCAGTAGTGGTAGTAGCAGTGGTAACAAGTACTACGATGTACCCATTCGATATTCCTTGCCCGCCGATTGGCTACAGTTGGATCGACTGGCGGGAGGCATACAATACGTCGACCAACGCAACGGCGATAAATTGTACATTTTGCAGGCGACATTACCTCCCGACACGAGCTTGGCTACCGTGCCGAAAGCGTGGTTCGGTACCGCCTTGTTCGATCCGCAAGGGGCCGTAGTCAAAACTGCGGGAAATGTCGTGGAGGATTACAAAATAACCTCCAGCAACACCATGGCGGCTCAGGTAGTATCATGCACCAGCAGTACCACTGGAGGAGCCTGTACCAAGGAGCGTCGTCGACTGGGAGTCAAATACGCCACCGTCACGGGAAATGGCTTACGGGTCGAACGGCGAGGCTTGATCGACGCCTATCAAGTGGACAATGACGTTTACATGCTGCTGACTTCCACCAACGCGAACAAATTTCAGGCCGGTGGGCCCGAACGGGATACCGCGGAAGCCATGGCGGATTCCTTTCGCGTCGAACGGTAA
- a CDS encoding predicted protein, which translates to MALPRSSSLADRPSRWGRNRWLYALSGTAMVIAVGTIRYATLRIATETPAALLDTHHAVLEYMIRTSAQRAIRPPALVFQRNESTSSFLQHTVCSQCYLTDSGNRREACGKLIASRMAYSNASETEAGQELAQTNDHCGRCDPHSCSVSEKRYWRADDVAPPVVDAQTHHLRSIPRENRIPTNELANLTAYFTTLPDGERLFLFEFNPTIVTLPTSQRPWLTLPGRAAPEQPVYLAAYRVSNLHACIVEPQLLEFMASKTWPKKKPRQYLGLAFLDARLTILQDTMLEVRSTMPRYEDPRLFVLHDQLYLGSFAHLRQVYVVPPPEGADHDFVPVPTVSNHTNLTLYVHNRVCGSRDYRIRRVGKNLVYFVDADNRTVIELMPMGDKEILDLDVDCDAEWRNQTLPHYLPANTSTLPFPSFATMDELHYVKHGVYAPALTFQRGSACCVAMENPDPHGPPLLLGISHSKSRYKQRGLPDANVPFNSYFSAFYAMEARAPYRVVARTGNFCFGRSAPDEAGGNPYPYLNRENLWIGSAQNCPRIHFVSGMVEKADDPTKLIVSYGINDCVPRLVVIAKDDVKKMLFAPETLTAKF; encoded by the coding sequence ATGGCGCTCCCGCGATCGTCATCGCTGGCCGACCGACCGTCGCGGTGGGGTCGGAATCGTTGGTTGTACGCATTGTCTGGTACAGCAATGGTGATTGCCGTGGGGACGATTCGCTACGCCACTTTGCGGATAGCGACCGAAACTCCCGCAGCGCTCCTCGACACTCACCATGCCGTTCTCGAATACATGATCCGGACCTCCGCCCAAAGGGCGATTCGACCACCGGCACTCGTATTCCAACGCAACGAGTCGACATCTTCCTTTCTCCAACATACCGTCTGTTCCCAATGTTACCTGACCGACTCGGGGAACCGCCGAGAAGCCTGTGGTAAATTGATCGCCAGTCGGATGGCGTACAGCAACGCGAGTGAGACCGAGGCTGGTCAGGAACTGGCGCAAACCAACGACCACTGTGGACGCTGCGATCCCCACTCGTGTTCCGTATCCGAAAAACGCTACTGGCGGGCGGACGACGTGGCTCCTCCCGTCGTCGACGCGCAAACGCACCACCTCCGTTCAATCCCCCGCGAAAACCGCATCCCCACGAACGAGCTCGCCAATCTCACCGCCTACTTTACGACACTCCCCGACGGTGAACGGctcttcctttttgaatTCAATCCCACGATTGTGACCCTCCCCACATCCCAACGGCCCTGGCTGACACTCCCCGGGAGGGCTGCCCCGGAACAACCCGTGTATCTGGCCGCCTACCGTGTTAGTAATCTCCACGCCTGCATCGTCGAACCACAATTGCTAGAGTTCATGGCCTCCAAGACTTGGCCCAAGAAGAAACCCCGGCAGTATCTCGGTCTCGCTTTTTTGGATGCTCGTTTGACGATTCTACAAGACACCATGCTGGAGGTACGGTCCACGATGCCACGGTACGAGGATCCCCGCCTCTTCGTCTTGCACGACCAACTTTACCTTGGTTCCTTCGCCCATTTGAGGCAAGTCTATGTTGTACCACCCCCCGAAGGAGCCGACCATGACTTTGTTCCCGTACCCACCGTATCCAACCACACCAATCTGACGCTTTACGTGCACAATCGTGTATGCGGCAGCCGGGACTACCGCATCCGCCGGGTGGGCAAAAATCTGGTGTATTTTGTCGACGCCGACAATCGTACCGTAATTGAACTCATGCCTATGGGTGACAAGGAGATTTTGGATCTGGATGTGGACTGTGATGCGGAGTGGCGCAACCAGACGTTGCCACACTATCTCCCGGCGAATACCAGTACACTCCCTTTTCCCTCCTTTGCCACGATGGACGAATTGCACTACGTAAAACACGGGGTGTATGCACCCGCACTCACGTTCCAGCGAGGCAGCGCGTGTTGTGTAGCAATGGAGAACCCCGATCCCCACGGCCCGCCTCTACTTTTGGGTATTTCGCACAGCAAAAGCCGATACAAACAGCGAGGTCTCCCGGACGCGAACGTGCCGTTCAACTCGTACTTTTCGGCGTTCTATGCCATGGAAGCCAGGGCTCCGTACCGGGTGGTGGCTCGAACCGGAAATTTCTGTTTCGGACGCTCCGCTCCCGACGAAGCGGGAGGAAATCCCTACCCGTACTTGAATCGGGAAAATCTGTGGATCGGTAGTGCACAAAACTGTCCCCGCATTCACTTTGTGAGTGGCATGGTGGAAAAGGCCGATGATCCGACCAAGCTTATTGTGTCGTACGGCATCAACGACTGCGTCCCCCGTCTAGTAGTCATTGCGAAAGACGACGTAAAGAAAATGCTGTTTGCGCCCGAGACGTTGACGGCCAAATTTTAA
- a CDS encoding predicted protein, whose translation METRLYLRRVQRRGQRRRRFRCWLGLGFSLAAFLPSSRALVFRAPSTISTRVKRRTVPTQLYSGTVETTNLPFVPSRAATRHGSSHSSSSLSQTLHSITNWLEQQQQQQLHLSNPNCTVSWTIQPLYGNRALLRVAIQSPDAELPVVWHWHVWSPVPIATPTDPSSRSTSLLTLPPSLLWQTTQTGIVPPLLHVAVDEWDTEGLGGALRRQLQSALTVSTNHRASRKLPNDRSHHRDTHEWKVRPISETIANDFCADRHVWGRLGPSEASSTSHTCCYGVYPDANENTNSLIAVGIFIDHDLVRFVTATPSGGKNSVADAALSRIVQALVQQHPLAGSVVPIRAYVGREWLAVEPFWQNSRFVNTQRPYPPQVAAANISTTTEHCGGRYQLVDTPPWRPGHHTDVLPNPIREELSHCSTPVEAVAALRRHGLSPVYDSGVECWQWSPGEHTVASDSPVSESSRLSSYTVNNNTGIQALLDYAALQITHDRQPPLSPLDSRSETQIMLSWPRIPMDGRDGYADNPGELVYRTPSSFGEGQAYIEVRARDKQWRSVSYVSPHQHITHAVYRVHGSGRGGYGNIDASTVGISDYLRSITGLAITALEARDRGQKNNDSQSLRVLHFGFGAGTLLRYATHIWPDSVQVAVELDAGVVRAAYEVPLIDVDSSEQRQQVRQGDALKFSLQPGEARYDCILVDVFDDADLVPSGFYDRTFLKTLRDHILNDNGFVVHNMHYGVSAINAQVQEATAAYREVFADACRVASLVSTKHEGNMLLLATKFSLNAATDAEGDLSLSNQVQWLAFRGQERWGVDFDVPHRLRGVKPI comes from the coding sequence ATGGAGACGAGACTGTACCTGCGGCGTGTTCAACGACGCGGGCAGCGACGACGTCGATTCCGATGCTGGTTGGGGTTGGGATTTTCACTCGCGGCCTTTTTACCGAGCAGCCGAGCACTGGTCTTTCGTGCACCCTCGACAATATCGACTCGTGTAAAGCGACGAACCGTTCCCACACAACTCTACTCCGGAACGGTCGAGACTACCAATCTTCCCTTTGTTCCGTCTCGAGCCGCAACACGACACGGGTCATCCCACTCCTCGTCTTCGCTGTCTCAAACCCTCCACAGTATCACGAACTGGttggaacaacaacaacaacaacagctgCATCTTTCCAACCCAAACTGTACCGTATCCTGGACCATCCAACCACTCTACGGCAATCGTGCGCTCCTCCGCGTGGCCATCCAATCTCCGGATGCCGAGCTGCCAGTGGTATGGCACTGGCACGTCTGGTCCCCTGTCCCCATCGCGACACCGACCGATCCTTCCTCCCGCAGCACGTCACTCCTTACCCTCCCACCGTCTCTCCTTTGGCAAACCACCCAAACCGGTATTGTCCCACCACTTCTTCACGTGGCCGTTGACGAGTGGGACACGGAGGGGTTGGGAGGCGCTCTGCGACGGCAACTCCAATCCGCCTTGACCGTGTCGACCAACCACCGCGCGTCACGGAAACTACCCAACGATCGTAGTCACCACCGTGACACGCACGAATGGAAAGTCCGTCCAATTAGTGAAACAATCGCCAACGACTTTTGCGCCGATCGTCACGTTTGGGGGAGACTAGGACCCAGCGAAGCCTCTTCGACCTCCCACACCTGCTGCTACGGTGTCTACCCCGATGCGAACGAAAACACCAATTCCCTCATCGCGGTTGGTATCTTTATCGATCACGATTTGGTCCGGTTCGTGACCGCCACACCTTCGGGGGGCAAGAACTCCGTAGCCGACGCCGCATTGTCCCGCATCGTACAAGCCTTGGTCCAACAGCACCCATTAGCTGGATCCGTCGTCCCCATTCGAGCCTACGTCGGCCGCGAATGGCTCGCGGTGGAACCGTTTTGGCAAAATTCTAGATTTGTTAACACGCAAAGACCTTATCCACCCCAAGTTGCAGCCGCGAACATCTCCACAACAACCGAACATTGTGGCGGCCGCTACCAGCTCGTCGATACTCCCCCCTGGAGACCCGGTCACCACACTGACGTACTGCCCAACCCTATTCGCGAGGAATTGTCTCATTGCTCGACTCCCGTCGAGGCGGTAGCTGCTCTGAGACGGCACGGATTGTCGCCGGTCTACGACAGTGGTGTGGAATGCTGGCAATGGTCACCTGGGGAACACACCGTCGCGTCGGACAGCCCGGTTAGTGAGTCGTCACGGCTTTCCTCCTATACCGTCAACAACAATACCGGAATCCAGGCTCTACTGGACTACGCAGCCCTACAAATAACGCACGACAGGCAACCACCATTGTCGCCACTCGATTCCCGATCGGAAACGCAAATCATGTTGAGTTGGCCCCGGATACCAATGGATGGACGTGACGGCTATGCGGACAATCCTGGTGAGCTTGTGTACCGGACGCCGTCAAGCTTTGGAGAGGGACAGGCTTACATCGAAGTTCGAGCCCGCGACAAGCAGTGGCGGAGTGTCAGCTACGTCTCCCCTCACCAACACATTACGCACGCTGTGTACCGAGTCCACGGTAGCGGTCGCGGCGGGTACGGCAACATTGACGCCAGTACCGTTGGAATCTCGGACTACTTGCGATCTATCACAGGATTGGCAATCACGGCCTTGGAAGCCCGGGATCGCGGCCAGAAGAACAACGACAGCCAGTCTTTGAGGGTCCTGCATTTTGGCTTCGGGGCGGGAACTCTATTACGATACGCCACTCACATTTGGCCCGACAGTGTCCAAGTGGCGGTGGAATTAGATGCGGGTGTGGTCCGCGCTGCCTACGAAGTTCCTTTGATTGATGTCGACTCTAGCGAGCAGCGTCAGCAAGTACGACAGGGCGACGCTTTGAAATTCTCTCTGCAACCAGGCGAAGCCCGTTACGATTGTATATTGGTTGATGTCTTTGACGACGCAGACTTGGTACCGTCCGGCTTCTACGACCGCACTTTTCTGAAAACATTACGCGACCATATTTTAAATGATAACGGTTTTGTAGTGCACAATATGCACTACGGCGTCAGCGCCATCAACGCACAAGTCCaagaagcaacagcagcgtATCGGGAGGTCTTTGCCGATGCATGCCGCGTAGCGTCTTTGGTCAGTACCAAACACGAAGGGAATATGCTTTTGCTAGCAACGAAATTTTCGTTGAATGCTGCTACTGATGCCGAAGGAGATTTGTCGCTATCCAACCAGGTGCAATGGCTAGCATTTCGAGGACAAGAGCGCTGGGGGGTCGATTTTGACGTTCCCCACCGATTGCGTGGCGTTAAACCAATATAG
- a CDS encoding predicted protein, producing the protein MTEHRRRHRNNSTVGTSGIVAVRGNSRIAPSDDTEEHRPDPHKDHPHTTRTCRTSPAFRSPNARRRSSMCAKLWCVGALTCALVGTRNHTFLWTIPTLSTTTLWWSTTSRLDGACGGLRFQSLACRLVTETTDSEAVPLVVSAPSHEKEVPVQKAFPVGWESNVSSLWQRDPPDESPNLPILSADPHHPQEPVPPSAPLNPVLTTLVDPQHVDVDTHHHNPTPVPPFRPNQAWAQYKAWHSIDAMHADGSWNATSTRQYAVVPYWCPERAGNILHNALNSVLWAVLHNRTILWRYVTNNAQQVRNAEDLCQSILPRAEWMPTWDVTQPRLGLPEPVPVPNMVDTYAHDRAHPVVLFPQLPDIEKERPDIRRVDWADHPWRRETYNDPAYIEQTLPPPQRAIASDLVAEGVPFLMGMLLREIFRFPLDVTEFRPNVDDEQQQQQAVSVALHSRHIVDADDGSYVAAEKTCLAQMLPTLPRSNGTDPIATPCRVYLMSDRPLTLSLLSDWLRERGCTPIVAAHDDASPNAIVEEHGPYSGKGFIEDLTVASLARTGTVGNRHRSSYMLLEELVAYDRVHEAWIQAGRPASWSDPAAPGKPGPLQFCALPHQGVQGYDYGPGTPNFVRPMYLEPLIPDATVDTYVTQHSATALHAESLETLKTRRYAVAHYSCPVEAGTRLHHFMNAVVWSIASNRTLLWKYNDDRNSVRDCQKILGRLSWLPAYNEWAPKLQLPPPVDLLVGSTETATSVIPKSPTNFSWEEASQLEDFSVVVFPSLTGRIPRDWAPYRTLLATSTQQSTLDRLYDLGADVLYGTVLYKSFQYSRIVRMAAFNIPKDTPGAVSIALHRRHRVGEPVDDVATKEVACLDQMIPRNSSDLVSCRVMVASDQTETAQNVQAWLSVHRPGCTIVVPPLPEDGMAVSPAQYFFQAMNVLASRVTSGFIGHGQHPLSHLVREQLEYRRHHNIWAAGRVPPVFGELPTCDLDTIGRTDPITTA; encoded by the coding sequence ATGACGGAACAccgtcgtcgccaccgtAACAATTCCACGGTTGGCACTTCGGGAATCGTGGCCGTCCGCGGGAATTCCCGTATCGCCCCGTCCGACGACACCGAAGAGCATCGCCCGGATCCGCACAAGGATCATCCCCACACCACAAGGACGTGCCGGACCTCTCCAGCGTTCCGGAGTCCGAATGCCCGTCGACGATCGTCAATGTGTGCCAAACTGTGGTGCGTCGGGGCGTTGACGTGTGCGTTGGTCGGTACACGGAATCATACTTTCTTGTGGACGATACCAACGTTATCCACAACAACGTTGTGGTGGTCCACAACGAGCAGACTGGACGGTGCGTGTGGTGGACTCCGATTCCAAAGCTTGGCCTGTCGACTCGTGACGGAAACAACGGACAGTGAGGCGGTACCGCTAGTGGTATCGGCACCGTCACACGAAAAGGAAGTACCGGTACAAAAAGCCTTTCCCGTTGGGTGGGAATCCAACGTGTCGTCCCTCTGGCAACGAGATCCGCCTGACGAGTCACCGAACCTACCCATCTTGTCTGCTGACCCTCACCATCCCCAGGAACCCGTCCCCCCGTCTGCCCCATTGAACCCTGTCCTGACAACTCTCGTCGACCCACAACACGTCGATGTCGATACGCATCACCATAATCCCACACCCGTACCTCCCTTTCGTCCCAACCAGGCGTGGGCACAGTACAAAGCATGGCACAGTATCGACGCCATGCACGCCGACGGATCCTGGAACGCAACGTCCACTCGGCAATACGCCGTTGTCCCCTACTGGTGTCCGGAACGGGCCGGCAATATCCTGCACAACGCCCTCAACAGTGTCCTCTGGGCGGTCCTGCACAACCGCACCATTCTGTGGCGGTACGTTACCAACAACGCCCAGCAAGTGCGCAACGCCGAAGATCTCTGTCAATCCATACTCCCGCGCGCGGAATGGATGCCGACCTGGGACGTAACCCAACCGCGACTCGGACTCCCCGAACCCGTACCCGTACCGAACATGGTCGACACCTACGCACACGATCGAGCCCACCCGGTGGTACTCTTTCCACAACTCCCGGATATTGAAAAGGAGCGACCAGACATTCGACGGGTGGACTGGGCCGACCATCCCTGGCGACGAGAGACTTACAACGACCCCGCCTACATCGAACAAACTCTCCCCCCACCGCAACGAGCAATCGCCAGCGATCTGGTCGCCGAAGGAGTGCCCTTTCTCATGGGTATGCTCTTGCGTGAAATATTCCGGTTCCCCTTGGACGTGACCGAATTCCGACCTAACGTCGACgacgaacaacaacaacaacaagccgTCTCGGTCGCCTTGCACAGTCGCCACATtgtcgacgccgacgacggctCGTACGTGGCAGCCGAAAAAACCTGTCTCGCACAAATGCTACCCACACTACCACGTTCCAACGGTACCGACCCCATTGCCACCCCGTGTCGCGTCTATCTCATGTCGGACCGACCCTTGACCTTGTCCTTGTTGAGTGATTGGTTACGGGAGCGCGGCTGTACGCCCATCGTGGCCGCGCACGACGACGCATCACCCAACGCCATTGTGGAAGAACACGGTCCCTATTCCGGCAAGGGATTTATCGAGGATTTGACCGTGGCCAGTTTGGCACGTACCGGGACGGTAGGCAACCGACACCGCTCCTCGTACATGTTGTTGGAGGAGCTGGTGGCGTACGATCGCGTACACGAAGCCTGGATCCAAGCCGGGCGGCCCGCCTCGTGGTCCGACCCGGCCGCCCCCGGGAAACCCGGGCCGTTGCAGTTTTGCGCCTTGCCGCACCAGGGAGTCCAAGGTTACGATTACGGACCGGGAACGCCAAATTTTGTCCGTCCCATGTATCTGGAACCACTCATACCGGACGCCACCGTGGATACTTACGTGACGCAACACTCCGCGACGGCTCTGCACGCCGAATCTTTGGAAACCCTCAAGACGCGACGGTACGCCGTCGCGCACTACTCGTGCCCCGTGGAAGCCGGAACGCGACTCCACCATTTCATGAACGCTGTGGTGTGGTCCATCGCCAGTAATCGCACGCTCCTTTGGAAGTACAACGACGACCGGAATAGTGTCCGAGACTGCCAAAAAATATTGGGAAGACTGAGCTGGCTGCCGGCTTACAATGAGTGGGCCCCCAAGCTGCAGTTGCCGCCGCCCGTGGACCTGCTTGTGGGATCTACCGAAACGGCAACGAGCGTAATACCAAAGTCCCCTACCAATTTTTCGTGGGAGGAAGCGTCACAGTTGGAAGATTTTTCGGTGGTAGTCTTTCCCAGTCTGACTGGGAGAATTCCACGCGATTGGGCACCGTACCGGACCTTGCTGGCAACCTCCACACAACAAAGCACCTTGGATCGTCTCTACGATCTCGGAGCCGATGTTTTGTACGGAACAGTGTTGTACAAATCCTTTCAGTACAGCCGAATAGTGAGAATGGCAGCCTTCAACATTCCTAAAGACACCCCCGGGGCGGTCTCGATCGCCTTGCACCGCAGACACCGGGTTGGTGAACCAGTCGACGATGTCGCTACGAAAGAAGTTGCCTGTTTGGACCAAATGATACCACGCAACAGCAGTGACCTGGTCAGCTGTCGGGTAATGGTGGCGTCCGACCAAACCGAAACTGCCCAGAACGTGCAAGCATGGCTCTCCGTCCATCGTCCCGGATGCACGATTGTTGTACCGCCCCTGCCTGAAGATGGTATGGCCGTATCTCCAGCTCAGTATTTTTTCCAAGCCATGAATGTGTTAGCCAGCCGAGTGACATCCGGTTTCATCGGTCATGGCCAACATCCGCTTTCGCATTTGGTCCGGGAACAACTGGAGTACCGTAGACACCATAACATTTGGGCGGCTGGACGCGTACCACCGGTTTTTGGCGAATTGCCCACGTGCGATTTGGATACAATTGGCCGGACGGACCCGATAACAACAGCCTAA
- a CDS encoding predicted protein: MSIMFDSPLCVRLAVLLSVCLIHPHGAFQPSLLPRRLHQSRTLPPTTLPPAGLRIRSRTHPSCSLNAAEKYDKASPSGTADFEFQEMRVQLDALQKQNLVSRNMDPRARAELEHYVRQVALYRPSPVEVRDIGRALPQTRWKLVFATDTATLGDLPADATVLLNFVDHERVDYILQFSEKTFGLNNLKAKSTYTVNPGPGGDEGVVTLVYDKITTDAFGMKDMGVGLFGMLQGRANYIVSAYFDGTFWVERGRGRGRVEGTDYLSVYVRQPDEDPW; encoded by the coding sequence ATGTCCATCATGTTTGACTCTCCCCTCTGCGTACGACTCGCCGTACTGCTTTCGGTGTGTTTGATCCATCCTCACGGAGCCTTCCAGCCTAGTCTACTCCCACGACGACTGCATCAATCCAGAACGCTTCCTCCAACGACACTTCCGCCAGCGGGGTTACGTATCCGTTCGCGAACACATCCATCTTGCTCCCTCAATGCTGCGGAAAAGTACGACAAGGCGTCACCTTCCGGGACGGCCGACTTTGAGTTCCAAGAAATGCGGGTCCAGTTGGACGCGCTCCAGAAACAGAATTTGGTATCACGGAATATGGATCCGCGCGCCCGCGCCGAACTCGAACATTACGTCCGTCAGGTAGCCCTGTACCGACCATCTCCCGTGGAAGTACGTGATATTGGCCGGGCACTACCCCAGACGCGGTGGAAACTGGTCTTCGCCACCGACACGGCTACCCTGGGGGATCTACCGGCCGATGCCACCGTACTCTTGAACTTTGTGGATCACGAACGCGTGGACTACATACTGCAGTTTAGTGAGAAAACGTTCGGACTGAACAATCTCAAGGCCAAGAGTACCTACACGGTCAATCCCGGACCTGGTGGAGATGAAGGTGTCGTGACCTTGGTCTACGACAAGATTACCACGGATGCCTTTGGTATGAAAGACATGGGTGTCGGATTGTTTGGAATGCTCCAAGGCCGGGCCAACTACATCGTCTCGGCATACTTCGACGGGACCTTTTGGGTAGAACGGGGACGGGGACGGGGACGTGTGGAAGGAACCGACTACTTGAGTGTCTATGTTCGACAACCGGACGAGGATCCGTGGTGA
- a CDS encoding predicted protein — translation MTTSQENGTDVGLVSGKPNDKAAARNDCRRQRARGMLAFLHPKVWYFPYDAVKVHKEMAPNTTVRQRKRHRREQQQQYIPESTAIRIPLAELIDTTTQLVVLCFLDDSQSFSIRIRNRLVELAANYPSEILVVGVGSVDCSDDRELASSGTHWNATFWNHTGLVLTSRTAALRAVLPTVQSRTPALVLLQAPSGQRVAGASAYEELALEGNASVHETALRWLAGESALSKTQQVAAAAGLVPACALL, via the coding sequence ATGACGACGTCGCAAGAGAACGGTACTGATGTCGGTCTCGTGAGTGGTAAGCCCAACGACAAAGCCGCAGCTCGGAACGATTGCCGACGCCAGCGAGCGCGGGGCATGTTGGCCTTCTTGCACCCCAAGGTTTGGTATTTCCCCTACGACGCCGTCAAGGTTCACAAAGAGATGGCGCCGAACACGACAGTCCGACAACGCAAACGACATCGGcgagaacaacaacaacaatataTACCAGAGAGCACGGCTATAAGAATACCTTTAGCGGAATTGATCGACACCACGACACAACTCGTGGTGCTCTGTTTTTTGGACGATTCGCAGAGTTTTTCGATCCGCATCCGGAATCGCTTGGTGGAACTCGCGGCCAACTACCCCTCCGAGATACTGGTGGTTGGCGTGGGTTCCGTTGACTGTTCCGACGATCGCGAGCTTGCTTCCTCCGGGACGCATTGGAATGCCACTTTCTGGAACCACACGGGATTGGTATTGACGTCCCGCACAGCCGCATTGCGGGCCGTCCTACCGACCGTGCAATCCCGAACTCCTGCGTTGGTGCTTTTGCAGGCGCCAAGCGGTCAACGCGTGGCCGGGGCGAGTGCGTACGAAGAGTTGGCCTTGGAGGGGAACGCCTCGGTGCACGAAACGGCGTTACGGTGGTTGGCGGGGGAGTCGGCCTTGTCGAAAACGCAGCAAGTCGCCGCCGCTGCTGGGCTCGTTCCCGCGTGTGCTCTATTGTAA